The sequence below is a genomic window from Nakamurella deserti.
GCTTCGCCGACCTGCCGCTGGGCGACGGTCCCGGTGAGAGCGCTGCAGCCACACCGGTTCCCGACGCTTCCCCGTGGACCGCGCCGGAGGGCATCGAGGTGAAACCGGTGTACACCGCGACCGACGTCGAGGGTCTGGAGTGGCCGTCGGGGTTTCCGGGGGTGGCGCCGTATCTGCGGGGGCCGTATCCGACGATGTACACCACGCAGCCGTGGACGATCCGGCAGTACGCCGGGTTCTCGACCGCTTCGGAATCCAACGCGTTCTACCGCCGTAATCTCGCCGCCGGCCAGAAGGGGCTGTCGGTGGCGTTCGACCTGCCGACGCACCGCGGCTACGACTCCGACCACCCCCGCGTCACCGGCGACGTCGGGATGGCCGGGGTCGCGATCGACTCGATCCTGGACATGCGGGAGCTGTTCGACTCGATCCGGCTGGACGAGATCAGCGTCTCGATGACGATGAACGGCGCGGTCCTGCCGGTGCTGGCGCTGTACATCGTGGCGGCCGAGGAGCAGGGGGTGCCGCCGGAGAAACTCGCCGGGACCATCCAGAACGACATCCTCAAGGAGTTCATGGTCCGCAACACCTACATCTACCCGCCGGAGCCGTCGATCCGGATCATCTCCGACATCTTCGCCTTCACCGCGGCGAGGATGCCGAAGTTCAACTCGATCTCGATCTCGGGCTACCACATGCAGGAAGCCGGGGCCACGGCCGACCTGGAGCTCGCCTACACCCTGGCCGACGGGGTCGAGTACATCCGGGCCGGCGTCGCCGCCGGGCTGCCGGTGGACGCGTTCGCGCCGCGGTTGAGTTTCTTCTGGGCGATCGGGATGAACTTCTTCATGGAGATCGCCAAAATGCGCGCCGCCCGCGCCCTGTGGCACCGCCTGACCGGCCAGTTCGACCCGCGCAACCCCAAATCGCGGATCCTGCGGGCGCACTGCCAGACGTCGGGATGGTCGCTGACCGCGCAGGACCCGTTCAACAACGTCGCCCGCACCTGCATCGAGGCGATGGCCGCCACCCAGGGCCACACCCAGTCGCTGCACACCAACGCCCTCGACGAGGCCCTCGCGCTGCCGACGGACTTCTCCGCCCGGATCGCCCGCAACACCCAGCTGTTCCTGCAGCAGGAGAGCGGCACCACCGCGATCATCGACCCGTGGGGCGGCTCCTACTACGTGGAACGGCTCACCGCCGACCTCGCCGACCGCGCCTGGCACCACCTGGAGGAGATCGAAAGCCTCGGCGGCATGACCAGGGCCATCCAGGCCGGCATCCCGAAACTGCGCATCGAGGAAGCCGCCGCCCGCACCCAGGCCCGCATCGACTCCGGCAACCAACCCGTCATCGGCATCAACACCTTCCCGCTGGCCGACCCCGAACCGCTGCAGGTCCTCAAGATCGACAACCGCTCCGTCCGCGCCGCCCAGGTCGCCAAACTCCGACGGCTGCGCGCCGAACGCGACAACGATGCCGTGACCGCCGCTCTCGACGCGTTGACCGGTGCCGCCTCGGCGGCCGGCGGGGCGCCGGACCTGTCGGACAACCTCCTCGCCCTGGCCGTGGACGCCGCCCGGGCGCACGCCACCGTCGGGGAGATCTCCGACGCCCTGGAACGCGTCTACACCCGGCACACCGCGGTCATCCAGACCATCTCCGGGGTCTACCGCGCCGAAGCCCAGGCCTCCGGCGGCGAGAAAGCCGTCGAACGCACCCTCGCGGCCACCGACGCGTTCGCCGAGGCCGCCGGCCGGCGGCCCCGCATCCTCATCGCCAAGATGGGCCAGGACGGGCACGACCGCGGGCAGAAAGTGCTGATCTCGGCGTTCGCCGACCTCGGCTTCGACGTCGACGCCGGGCCGCTGTTCGCCACCCCCGAGGAAGTCGCCCTGCAGGCCATCGACAACGACGTCCACGTCGTCGGCGTCAACTCCCTCGCCGCCGGCCACCTCACGCTCGTCCCCGCCCTCAAGACCGCCCTCGCCGCCCAGGGCCGCCCCGACATCGGCATCGTCGTCGGCGGAGTCATCCCACCCGCCGACATCCCGGAGTTGATCGAGGGCGGAGCACTCGCGGTCTTCGGCCCCGGCACCGTCATCGCCGACGCCGCGCTCGAAGTCCTCCACCACCTCACCCCCGACCACTGACCACCGACCACCGACCGCGTACGGACGCCCGCCGTCGTGGGACCTCGTCGGCCATCCGTCCACCGAGCGCGCCGGCCGGGCGCGAGCGATGATCGAGTCCCGGGGGCGACACACGCCAGGAGGTCGCGGTGGTGCAGTTCGAGGGTGTCAACCACGTCGCGCTGACCGTGACGGATCTCGATGTCAGTGAGCGGTTCTACTGCGACGTGCTCGGCCTGACGATGGTGCTGGATCTCGGACACGGCCGCCTGTGTCTGGACCGACGCAGCGGATTCTCGGTGGCGCTGCTGCATCCACCGGACAGCTCCACCGACACCTTCAGCCCGCTACGGACCGGGTTGGACCATCTCGGCCTGACGGCGGGATCGCGCGCCGACCTGGAGGAGTGGGAGCGCCGGCTGCAGGACGCCGGGGTCCCGTACTCGCCCATCCAGGACATGCCCCTCGGCTCCCACCTCAACTTCACCGACCCGGACGGGATCGCCCTGGAGTTCCAGGCGCCCAACGACCTGTACGCCGCGATCCTCGTCGAGCTGTCGGCGACCCGGAT
It includes:
- the scpA gene encoding methylmalonyl-CoA mutase translates to MTSTAGIPDSFADLPLGDGPGESAAATPVPDASPWTAPEGIEVKPVYTATDVEGLEWPSGFPGVAPYLRGPYPTMYTTQPWTIRQYAGFSTASESNAFYRRNLAAGQKGLSVAFDLPTHRGYDSDHPRVTGDVGMAGVAIDSILDMRELFDSIRLDEISVSMTMNGAVLPVLALYIVAAEEQGVPPEKLAGTIQNDILKEFMVRNTYIYPPEPSIRIISDIFAFTAARMPKFNSISISGYHMQEAGATADLELAYTLADGVEYIRAGVAAGLPVDAFAPRLSFFWAIGMNFFMEIAKMRAARALWHRLTGQFDPRNPKSRILRAHCQTSGWSLTAQDPFNNVARTCIEAMAATQGHTQSLHTNALDEALALPTDFSARIARNTQLFLQQESGTTAIIDPWGGSYYVERLTADLADRAWHHLEEIESLGGMTRAIQAGIPKLRIEEAAARTQARIDSGNQPVIGINTFPLADPEPLQVLKIDNRSVRAAQVAKLRRLRAERDNDAVTAALDALTGAASAAGGAPDLSDNLLALAVDAARAHATVGEISDALERVYTRHTAVIQTISGVYRAEAQASGGEKAVERTLAATDAFAEAAGRRPRILIAKMGQDGHDRGQKVLISAFADLGFDVDAGPLFATPEEVALQAIDNDVHVVGVNSLAAGHLTLVPALKTALAAQGRPDIGIVVGGVIPPADIPELIEGGALAVFGPGTVIADAALEVLHHLTPDH
- a CDS encoding VOC family protein, which codes for MVQFEGVNHVALTVTDLDVSERFYCDVLGLTMVLDLGHGRLCLDRRSGFSVALLHPPDSSTDTFSPLRTGLDHLGLTAGSRADLEEWERRLQDAGVPYSPIQDMPLGSHLNFTDPDGIALEFQAPNDLYAAILVELSATRISDEEIRRRAAELLGG